Proteins found in one Promicromonospora sukumoe genomic segment:
- the pyrF gene encoding orotidine-5'-phosphate decarboxylase: MTATPGGGVTPFGARLAAAMDEHGPLCVGIDPHASLLHAWGLSDDVAGLREFSLRVVDALGGKVAAFKPQAAFFERHGSRGLGVLEEVIAAARATGSGGSGTLTIVDAKRGDIGSTMGAYAEAFLADGSPLAGDALTVSPYLGFGSLDPAVELATATGRGLFVLCLTSNKEGFEVQHAQTDGTSVAALMAAHAAVLNAGAEPMGSVGLVVGATIGDAVAATGTDLVAVNGPLLAPGVGAQGAGERELATTFGGARKNVLASSSRGVLAAGPDPEALVSAARAAAQEATKALRN, translated from the coding sequence GTGACCGCGACTCCTGGTGGCGGTGTCACGCCGTTCGGCGCCCGGCTGGCCGCCGCCATGGACGAGCACGGGCCGCTGTGCGTGGGCATCGACCCGCACGCGTCGCTCCTGCACGCCTGGGGCCTGTCCGACGACGTCGCCGGCCTGCGGGAGTTCTCCCTGCGGGTCGTGGACGCGCTCGGGGGGAAGGTCGCGGCGTTCAAGCCGCAGGCCGCGTTCTTCGAACGGCACGGCTCGCGCGGTCTCGGGGTGCTGGAGGAGGTGATCGCGGCTGCGCGGGCGACCGGCTCCGGCGGCTCGGGCACGCTGACGATCGTCGACGCCAAGCGCGGCGACATCGGCTCCACCATGGGCGCCTACGCCGAGGCGTTCCTGGCGGACGGCTCGCCCCTGGCCGGGGACGCCCTGACGGTGTCGCCGTACCTCGGGTTCGGCTCGCTGGACCCCGCCGTCGAGCTCGCGACGGCCACGGGCCGGGGTCTGTTCGTGCTGTGCCTCACCTCCAACAAGGAGGGCTTCGAGGTGCAGCACGCTCAGACAGATGGCACCTCCGTCGCCGCCCTCATGGCGGCGCACGCGGCGGTGCTCAACGCGGGGGCCGAGCCGATGGGCTCGGTGGGCCTCGTGGTGGGCGCCACGATCGGTGACGCCGTGGCCGCGACGGGTACCGACCTGGTGGCCGTGAACGGCCCGCTGCTGGCCCCCGGCGTCGGCGCCCAGGGTGCGGGGGAGCGGGAGCTCGCCACGACCTTCGGCGGTGCCCGGAAGAACGTGCTGGCGTCGTCGTCCCGGGGGGTGCTCGCCGCAGGACCGGACCCGGAGGCGCTGGTGAGCGCCGCGCGGGCGGCCGCGCAGGAGGCGACGAAGGCCTTGCGAAACTGA
- the mihF gene encoding integration host factor, actinobacterial type, with amino-acid sequence MALPPLTPEQRAAALEKAAEARRARAEIKNKLKYSQGSLREVIEQGQKDDVVGKLKVVSLLESLPGVGKVKARAIMEEIGIAETRRVRGLGPHQSAALIERFG; translated from the coding sequence GTGGCACTACCACCCCTCACACCCGAGCAGCGTGCGGCAGCACTCGAGAAGGCAGCAGAGGCGCGACGCGCGCGGGCGGAGATCAAGAACAAGCTCAAGTACTCGCAAGGTTCCCTGAGGGAGGTCATCGAGCAGGGCCAGAAGGACGACGTCGTCGGCAAGCTCAAGGTCGTCTCGTTGCTCGAGTCGCTGCCGGGTGTCGGTAAGGTTAAGGCCAGGGCGATCATGGAAGAGATCGGGATCGCCGAGACCCGCCGCGTCCGAGGCCTCGGACCGCACCAGTCGGCGGCGCTCATCGAGAGGTTTGGCTGA
- the metK gene encoding methionine adenosyltransferase, protein MSELRLFTSESVTEGHPDKVCDQISDAILDALLEQDPTSRVAVETMVTTGLVHVAGEVTTEAYVEIPQIVRDVVRGIGYTSSAIGFDGDSCGVSVSIGQQSPDIAQGVDKALEMRDDTSDLDPLDAQGAGDQGLMFGYASDETPAYMPVAGWLAHRLSERLTAVRKSGELQGLRPDGKTQVTIGYDGDRPVAVDTVVLSTQHDADVLQEKLHVEVAETVIAPVLESAGLDWAGARQFVNPTGKFVIGGPQGDAGLTGRKIIVDTYGGMARHGGGAFSGKDPSKVDRSGAYAMRWVAKNVVAAGLARRCEVQVAYAIGKAHPVGLYVETFGTETVPVSKITAAIHEVFDLRPAAIVRDLDLLRPIYRATSTYGHFGRDLPDFTWERTDRVEDLLSLF, encoded by the coding sequence ATGAGCGAGCTGCGCCTTTTCACGTCCGAGTCCGTGACCGAGGGTCATCCGGACAAGGTCTGTGATCAGATCAGCGACGCCATCCTCGACGCCCTGCTGGAGCAGGACCCGACGTCGCGCGTCGCGGTGGAGACCATGGTCACCACCGGGCTGGTGCACGTCGCGGGCGAGGTGACCACCGAGGCGTACGTCGAGATCCCGCAGATCGTCCGCGACGTCGTGCGCGGCATCGGCTACACGTCGTCCGCCATCGGGTTCGACGGCGACTCGTGCGGTGTGTCCGTCTCCATCGGCCAGCAGTCGCCCGACATCGCCCAGGGTGTCGACAAGGCGCTGGAGATGCGCGACGACACGAGCGACCTCGACCCGCTGGACGCCCAGGGCGCCGGCGACCAGGGCCTGATGTTCGGCTACGCCTCGGACGAGACGCCCGCCTACATGCCCGTGGCCGGCTGGCTCGCGCACCGCCTCTCGGAGCGCCTGACCGCCGTGCGCAAGTCCGGCGAGCTGCAGGGCCTGCGCCCCGACGGCAAGACCCAGGTGACCATCGGGTACGACGGCGACCGCCCCGTCGCCGTCGACACCGTGGTGCTCTCCACCCAGCACGACGCCGACGTGCTGCAGGAGAAGCTGCACGTCGAGGTGGCCGAGACCGTCATCGCGCCCGTGCTGGAGTCCGCCGGGCTCGACTGGGCCGGCGCGCGGCAGTTCGTGAACCCGACCGGCAAGTTCGTGATCGGCGGGCCGCAGGGCGACGCCGGCCTGACGGGCCGCAAGATCATCGTCGACACCTACGGCGGCATGGCGCGGCACGGCGGCGGCGCGTTCTCCGGCAAGGACCCCTCGAAGGTGGACCGGTCGGGCGCGTACGCCATGCGCTGGGTGGCCAAGAACGTCGTGGCCGCCGGTCTCGCGCGGCGCTGCGAGGTGCAGGTCGCGTACGCGATCGGCAAGGCGCACCCCGTGGGCCTCTACGTCGAGACGTTCGGCACCGAGACCGTGCCCGTCTCCAAGATCACCGCCGCCATCCACGAGGTGTTCGACCTGCGGCCCGCCGCGATCGTGCGCGACCTCGACCTGCTGCGCCCCATCTACCGGGCCACGTCGACGTACGGGCACTTCGGGCGCGACCTGCCCGACTTCACGTGGGAGCGCACCGACCGCGTCGAGGACCTGCTCAGCCTGTTCTGA
- the carB gene encoding carbamoyl-phosphate synthase large subunit gives MPRRNDLSSVLVIGSGPIVIGQACEFDYSGTQACRVLKEEGLRVILVNSNPATIMTDPEFADATYVEPITTEVLTTIIAKERPDALLPTLGGQTALNAAIALDEAGVLEKYGVELIGANIPAIQKGEDRQQFKDVVAKCGGESARSEIVHTIDEALKAAEILGYPMVVRPSFTMGGLGSGLAYDEADLHRIVGQGLHYSPTTEVLLEESILGWKEYELELMRDKDDNVVVVCSIENVDPVGVHTGDSVTVAPSLTLTDREYQKLRDIGIAVIREVGVDTGGCNIQFAIDPDDGRIIVIEMNPRVSRSSALASKATGFPIAKIAAKLAVGYTLDEIPNDITKVTPASFEPTLDYVVVKVPRFAFEKFPAADDTLTTTMKSVGEAMALGRNFTEALGKALRSIDKGGVQFHWDGDAPTGDELATLLKEIERPTEQRMVQVQQALRSVGTPGGTTLEAVFDATKIDPWFLDQIQLVNEVAAEVAASPTLTEDVLRHAKRHGLSDAQVARLRGMGASGEATVREVRYALGVRPVYKTVDTCAAEFAAKTPYHYSSYDSETEVAPREREAVIILGSGPNRIGQGIEFDYSCVHATLALADKYETVMVNCNPETVSTDYDTSDRLYFEPLTFEDVLEVYQAELAAGPVKGIIVQLGGQTPLSLARRLAEAGLPILGTSPEAIDAAEDRGLFGQVLLDAGLPAPAFGTARSLTQARDVAEGIGYPVLVRPSYVLGGRGMEIVYSEDQLTGYVERALTESAAAAALNGAPGTLAAPLLIDRFLDDAMEIDVDALYDGEELFLGGVMEHIEEAGIHSGDSACVLPPVSLSETEIARIRRSTEAIAKGVGVRGLLNVQYALVSDVLYVLEANPRASRTVPFVSKATGTPLAKAAARVMVGESIADLRAAGVLPEHDGATLDLGAPLAVKEAVLPFKRFRTREGLVVDSVLGPEMRSTGEVMGFDKDFPHAFAKSQAAAFGGLPTSGTVFVSVADSDKRHVVFPVKRLVELGFKVLATAGTANVLRRNGIEATEVRKHTEGRGPDGELTVVGLITEGQIDLVVNSPSGQGARADGYEIRAATTAADKPIATTVDQLAAAVQGIEAVLAGPFEVASLQEHTEATLARRAAAQVGVVASPAGAHA, from the coding sequence ATGCCTCGCCGTAACGACCTCTCCTCGGTCCTGGTCATCGGGTCCGGCCCGATCGTCATCGGCCAGGCCTGCGAGTTCGACTACTCCGGCACCCAGGCCTGCCGCGTGCTGAAGGAGGAGGGCCTGCGTGTCATCCTCGTGAACTCGAACCCGGCCACGATCATGACGGACCCGGAGTTCGCGGACGCCACCTACGTGGAGCCCATCACCACCGAGGTCCTGACCACGATCATCGCCAAGGAGCGCCCCGACGCGCTGCTGCCCACCCTGGGCGGGCAGACGGCGCTGAACGCCGCCATCGCCCTGGACGAGGCGGGCGTGCTGGAGAAGTACGGCGTCGAGCTGATCGGCGCCAACATCCCCGCCATCCAGAAGGGCGAGGACCGCCAGCAGTTCAAGGACGTCGTCGCCAAGTGCGGCGGCGAGTCGGCGCGCTCCGAGATCGTGCACACGATCGACGAGGCCCTCAAGGCGGCCGAGATCCTGGGCTACCCGATGGTCGTGCGCCCGTCCTTCACCATGGGCGGCCTCGGCTCCGGCCTGGCCTACGACGAGGCGGACCTGCACCGCATCGTCGGCCAGGGCCTGCACTACTCGCCCACCACGGAGGTGCTCCTGGAGGAGTCCATCCTGGGGTGGAAGGAGTACGAGCTGGAGCTCATGCGCGACAAGGACGACAACGTCGTGGTCGTGTGCTCCATCGAGAACGTCGACCCCGTGGGCGTGCACACCGGCGACTCCGTGACCGTGGCGCCCTCGCTGACGCTCACCGACCGCGAGTACCAGAAGCTGCGCGACATCGGCATCGCCGTGATCCGCGAGGTCGGCGTCGACACGGGCGGCTGCAACATCCAGTTCGCCATCGACCCCGACGACGGTCGCATCATCGTCATCGAGATGAACCCCCGCGTGTCGCGCTCCTCGGCGCTGGCCTCCAAGGCGACCGGCTTCCCGATCGCGAAGATCGCCGCCAAGCTCGCCGTCGGCTACACGCTGGACGAGATCCCGAACGACATCACCAAGGTGACCCCCGCGAGCTTCGAGCCCACGCTCGACTACGTCGTCGTCAAGGTGCCGCGGTTCGCGTTCGAGAAGTTCCCGGCCGCCGACGACACGCTGACCACCACCATGAAGTCGGTGGGCGAGGCCATGGCGCTCGGCCGCAACTTCACGGAGGCGCTCGGCAAGGCGCTGCGCTCCATCGACAAGGGCGGGGTGCAGTTCCACTGGGACGGTGACGCCCCGACCGGCGACGAGCTCGCGACGCTGCTCAAGGAGATCGAGCGGCCCACCGAGCAGCGCATGGTCCAGGTCCAGCAGGCCCTGCGGTCCGTCGGCACGCCCGGCGGCACCACGCTGGAGGCGGTCTTCGACGCCACCAAGATCGACCCCTGGTTCCTCGACCAGATCCAGCTCGTCAACGAGGTGGCGGCCGAGGTCGCGGCGTCGCCCACCCTCACCGAGGACGTGCTGCGGCACGCCAAGCGGCACGGGCTCTCGGACGCCCAGGTCGCGCGGCTGCGCGGCATGGGCGCCTCCGGCGAGGCCACGGTGCGCGAGGTCCGGTACGCCCTGGGCGTCCGCCCGGTCTACAAGACCGTGGACACCTGCGCGGCCGAGTTCGCGGCGAAGACCCCGTACCACTACTCGAGCTACGACTCCGAGACCGAGGTCGCGCCGCGCGAGCGCGAGGCCGTGATCATCCTCGGCTCCGGGCCCAACCGCATCGGCCAGGGCATCGAGTTCGACTACTCGTGCGTGCACGCCACCCTCGCGCTGGCGGACAAGTACGAGACCGTCATGGTCAACTGCAACCCGGAGACGGTCTCCACGGACTACGACACGTCCGACCGCCTGTACTTCGAGCCGCTGACCTTCGAGGACGTCCTGGAGGTCTACCAGGCCGAGCTCGCCGCCGGTCCGGTCAAGGGCATCATCGTCCAGCTCGGCGGGCAGACGCCGCTCAGCCTGGCGCGGCGCCTGGCCGAGGCCGGCCTGCCGATCCTGGGCACCAGCCCCGAGGCGATCGACGCCGCGGAGGACCGCGGCCTCTTCGGGCAGGTCCTGCTCGACGCCGGCCTGCCGGCCCCCGCGTTCGGCACGGCCCGCTCGCTGACCCAGGCGCGCGACGTCGCCGAGGGCATCGGCTACCCCGTGCTCGTGCGTCCCTCCTACGTGCTCGGCGGGCGCGGCATGGAGATCGTCTACAGCGAGGACCAGCTCACCGGCTACGTGGAGCGGGCCCTGACCGAGAGTGCTGCGGCCGCCGCGCTGAACGGCGCGCCCGGCACCCTGGCCGCCCCGCTGCTCATCGACCGCTTCCTGGACGACGCGATGGAGATCGACGTCGACGCGCTGTACGACGGCGAGGAGCTGTTCCTGGGCGGCGTCATGGAGCACATCGAGGAGGCCGGCATCCACTCCGGCGACTCGGCGTGCGTGCTGCCGCCGGTGTCGCTCAGCGAGACCGAGATCGCGCGCATCCGCCGCTCCACCGAGGCCATCGCCAAGGGCGTGGGCGTCCGGGGCCTGCTCAACGTCCAGTACGCGCTCGTGAGCGACGTCCTGTACGTCCTGGAGGCCAACCCCCGCGCGTCGCGCACCGTGCCGTTCGTCTCCAAGGCGACGGGCACGCCGCTCGCCAAGGCCGCGGCCCGTGTGATGGTGGGCGAGTCCATCGCCGACCTGCGGGCGGCCGGGGTGCTCCCGGAGCACGACGGCGCCACGCTCGACCTGGGCGCGCCGCTGGCCGTCAAGGAGGCCGTGCTGCCCTTCAAGCGGTTCCGGACCCGCGAGGGCCTGGTCGTCGACTCGGTGCTCGGCCCGGAGATGCGCTCCACGGGCGAGGTCATGGGCTTCGACAAGGACTTCCCGCACGCGTTCGCGAAGTCGCAGGCGGCGGCGTTCGGCGGGCTGCCGACGTCGGGCACGGTGTTCGTCTCCGTGGCCGACAGCGACAAGCGGCACGTCGTCTTCCCGGTCAAGCGCCTGGTCGAGCTCGGCTTCAAGGTGCTCGCCACGGCCGGCACCGCCAACGTGCTGCGCCGCAACGGCATCGAGGCCACCGAGGTGCGCAAGCACACCGAGGGCCGCGGGCCGGACGGCGAGCTCACCGTCGTCGGGCTCATCACCGAGGGGCAGATCGACCTCGTGGTGAACTCGCCGTCGGGCCAGGGCGCCCGCGCGGACGGGTACGAGATCCGCGCGGCGACGACGGCGGCCGACAAGCCGATCGCGACCACGGTCGACCAGCTCGCGGCCGCGGTGCAGGGCATCGAGGCGGTCCTGGCGGGCCCGTTCGAGGTCGCGAGCCTCCAGGAGCACACGGAGGCCACCCTGGCGCGCCGTGCGGCCGCGCAGGTGGGCGTCGTGGCATCCCCGGCGGGGGCGCACGCGTGA
- the coaBC gene encoding bifunctional phosphopantothenoylcysteine decarboxylase/phosphopantothenate--cysteine ligase CoaBC produces the protein MRILLGVSGGIAAYKAVLLLRLLREQGHAVRVIPTRAALEFVGAPTFEALSGEPVSTEVFDDVPGVQHVSLGQHADLVIVAPATADLMARAAAGLADDLLTTTLLAARCPVVLAPAMHTEMWDHPATRANVATLRERGVHVIEPASGRLTGKDTGPGRLPEPEDIAREALSLVETPSAAVPVENLDLAGRRVVVSAGGTREAIDPVRFIGNRSSGRQGVALAQAAAARGAEVTLVAANLAADVTDQVRTGPQACAVVQVESTAELRDAVRAAGAEADVVVMAAAVADFRPAATPDAKIKKVPGQGPAPIELVENPDILAELAHERLRAGQVVVGFAAETGDATGSVLEHGRAKARRKGADLIAVNAVGSGRGFGTESNEVTILDGAGDVVGLASGTKREVADALWDAVTKLLP, from the coding sequence ATGAGGATCCTCCTCGGCGTCTCCGGTGGGATCGCCGCGTACAAGGCGGTGCTCCTGCTGCGGCTGCTGCGCGAGCAGGGGCACGCCGTGCGCGTGATCCCCACGCGCGCGGCGCTGGAGTTCGTGGGCGCCCCCACCTTCGAGGCGCTGTCGGGCGAGCCCGTCAGCACCGAGGTGTTCGACGACGTCCCCGGCGTGCAGCACGTCTCGCTGGGGCAGCACGCCGACCTCGTGATCGTGGCCCCGGCCACCGCGGACCTCATGGCGCGCGCCGCCGCGGGTCTCGCCGACGACCTGCTGACCACCACGCTGCTGGCGGCGCGGTGCCCGGTGGTGCTCGCCCCGGCGATGCACACCGAGATGTGGGACCACCCCGCCACGCGGGCGAACGTGGCGACCCTGCGCGAGCGGGGCGTCCACGTGATCGAGCCAGCCTCGGGCCGACTGACCGGCAAGGACACCGGCCCCGGTCGGCTGCCCGAGCCGGAGGACATCGCACGCGAGGCGCTCTCGCTGGTCGAGACCCCGTCGGCGGCCGTGCCCGTCGAGAACCTCGACCTCGCCGGCCGCCGCGTCGTCGTCTCCGCTGGCGGTACGCGGGAGGCGATCGACCCCGTGCGCTTCATCGGCAACCGGTCCAGCGGCCGCCAGGGCGTGGCGCTGGCCCAGGCCGCCGCCGCGCGCGGCGCCGAGGTGACCCTCGTGGCCGCCAACCTCGCCGCCGACGTGACCGACCAGGTGCGCACCGGCCCCCAGGCCTGCGCCGTCGTGCAGGTCGAGTCGACGGCCGAGCTGCGCGACGCCGTCCGCGCCGCGGGCGCGGAGGCCGACGTCGTGGTGATGGCAGCCGCCGTCGCGGACTTCCGTCCGGCGGCCACGCCCGACGCCAAGATCAAGAAGGTGCCCGGCCAGGGTCCCGCGCCGATCGAGCTCGTCGAGAACCCCGACATCCTCGCGGAGCTCGCGCACGAGCGGCTGCGCGCCGGGCAGGTCGTGGTCGGGTTCGCCGCCGAGACCGGCGACGCCACCGGCAGCGTGCTGGAGCACGGCCGGGCCAAGGCACGGCGCAAGGGCGCCGACCTGATCGCGGTGAACGCGGTCGGTTCCGGGCGCGGTTTCGGCACCGAGAGCAACGAGGTCACCATCCTGGACGGGGCCGGCGACGTCGTCGGACTGGCCTCCGGGACCAAGCGCGAGGTCGCGGACGCCCTGTGGGACGCCGTCACCAAGCTGCTGCCGTGA
- a CDS encoding PH-like domain-containing protein, translated as MKILSIALLVVLAVFLVLFVTLIGRRRLAQRTTTVVPVPPLPTQTPGDVRFGPVEAVYVSTTLHGDWLARVGAHGLGDRSHAAVTVHDSGVLIERDGADDLWVPVETIRSAGLAPGMAGKYVGTDGLVVLTWAVPEADGVAPALVDTGLRTRRAEDRGALVDAVHHLLAATQQTQQHPEQQYPHQQYPHQQEAR; from the coding sequence ATGAAGATCCTCTCCATCGCCCTGCTGGTCGTCCTGGCGGTCTTCCTCGTGCTGTTCGTGACCCTCATCGGCCGACGGCGGCTCGCGCAGCGCACCACCACGGTCGTGCCGGTGCCGCCGCTGCCCACCCAGACTCCCGGCGACGTGCGCTTCGGCCCCGTCGAGGCCGTCTACGTCTCGACGACGCTGCACGGCGACTGGCTCGCCCGCGTCGGCGCGCACGGCCTGGGCGACCGCTCGCACGCGGCCGTCACCGTTCATGACAGCGGCGTCCTGATCGAGCGCGACGGCGCCGACGACCTCTGGGTCCCCGTCGAGACGATCCGCAGCGCCGGCCTCGCGCCGGGCATGGCCGGCAAGTACGTCGGCACGGACGGGCTCGTAGTCCTCACGTGGGCCGTCCCGGAGGCCGACGGCGTCGCGCCCGCCCTGGTCGACACCGGCCTGCGCACCCGGCGGGCGGAGGACCGCGGCGCCCTCGTCGACGCCGTCCACCACCTGCTCGCCGCGACCCAGCAGACCCAGCAGCACCCCGAACAGCAGTACCCGCACCAGCAGTACCCGCACCAGCAGGAGGCCCGGTGA
- the gmk gene encoding guanylate kinase, giving the protein MLAGPTAVGKGTVSADVRARYPQVWLSVSATTRSPRPGEVDGVHYLFVSPEEFDRMVAAGEMLEWAVVHGHNRYGTPRRPVEQKLAAGVPVLLEIDLQGARQVRDAVTASGLEARFVFLAPPSFDELVRRLVGRGTEDSEERERRLATARVELAAEEEFDVTIVNDDVHRATDALVAFMGVGSTTPVAG; this is encoded by the coding sequence GTGCTCGCAGGCCCCACCGCGGTGGGCAAGGGCACGGTCTCCGCCGACGTGCGGGCCCGTTATCCGCAGGTCTGGCTCTCCGTGTCGGCGACCACCCGGTCGCCGCGCCCGGGCGAGGTGGACGGAGTGCACTACCTTTTCGTGTCGCCGGAGGAGTTCGACCGCATGGTCGCCGCCGGCGAGATGCTCGAGTGGGCGGTGGTGCACGGTCATAACCGGTACGGGACGCCACGGCGACCGGTCGAGCAGAAGCTCGCCGCCGGGGTCCCCGTGCTCCTGGAGATCGACCTCCAGGGCGCGCGCCAGGTGCGTGACGCGGTGACGGCCTCGGGCCTGGAGGCCCGGTTCGTCTTCCTCGCCCCGCCGAGCTTCGACGAGCTCGTCCGCCGGCTCGTCGGGCGTGGCACCGAGGACTCCGAGGAGCGCGAGCGCAGGCTCGCCACGGCGCGCGTCGAGCTCGCCGCGGAGGAGGAGTTCGACGTCACGATCGTGAACGACGACGTCCACCGCGCCACGGACGCCCTCGTCGCCTTCATGGGTGTGGGGTCCACCACACCCGTCGCCGGCTAG
- the rpoZ gene encoding DNA-directed RNA polymerase subunit omega — MAGTVAAPEGITDPPIDELLERIDSKYGLVLYASMRARQINAYYSQLNEGLLENVGPLVETRNQEKPLSIAMREITQGLLTIEEVDPAEVQAQADAAAAAKAEQSLPEFPA; from the coding sequence ATGGCCGGAACCGTCGCCGCCCCCGAGGGCATCACCGACCCGCCGATCGACGAGCTGCTCGAGCGCATCGACTCGAAGTACGGCCTCGTGCTGTACGCCTCCATGCGCGCCCGTCAGATCAACGCGTACTACTCGCAGCTCAACGAGGGCCTGCTGGAGAACGTGGGCCCGCTCGTCGAGACCCGCAACCAGGAGAAGCCCCTCTCCATCGCGATGCGCGAGATCACCCAGGGCCTCCTGACCATCGAGGAGGTCGACCCGGCCGAGGTGCAGGCGCAGGCAGACGCCGCCGCGGCTGCCAAGGCCGAGCAGTCGCTGCCCGAGTTCCCGGCCTGA
- the carA gene encoding glutamine-hydrolyzing carbamoyl-phosphate synthase small subunit codes for MTSADTSAPTSAPTSPQTSTRSAALVLEDGTTFRGRAYGAAGTTFGEIVFSTGMTGYQETLTDPSYHRQIVVMTAPHVGNTGVNDEDPESGRIWVSGYVVRDPARRVSNWRAQRSLGEELAAQGVVGISDIDTRALTRRLREEGTMRAGIFSGDDLERGGYPRPVEELVAEVQASPQMKGANLAGEVSTKEAYTVEPSGEWLENNPGQTPVATVVAVDLGIKAMTPARLAERGVRVVVVPQSSTIDDVLAAFADLPDDAPRGVFFSNGPGDPGAAGHEVELLRAVLDRGIPFFGICFGNQLLGRALGYGTYKLGYGHRGINQPVLDRTTGKVEVTAHNHGFAVDAPVFAEDGSPAISDAPHDGGRYGRVVVSHVGLNDQVVEGLTCLDVPAFSVQYHPEAAAGPHDAAYLFDRFVGLLTNPAAWPPALKAHSTTQNTTQNDTEENH; via the coding sequence ATGACGTCCGCAGACACGTCCGCCCCGACGTCCGCCCCTACGTCGCCCCAGACGTCCACCCGATCCGCAGCGCTGGTCCTCGAGGACGGCACCACGTTCCGCGGCCGCGCGTACGGCGCCGCGGGCACGACGTTCGGCGAGATCGTGTTCTCCACCGGCATGACCGGGTACCAGGAGACGCTGACCGACCCGTCGTACCACCGGCAGATCGTCGTCATGACGGCGCCCCACGTCGGCAACACCGGCGTGAACGACGAAGACCCCGAGTCGGGCCGCATCTGGGTCTCGGGCTACGTGGTGCGCGACCCCGCGCGCCGGGTCTCGAACTGGCGCGCGCAGCGCTCCCTCGGCGAGGAGCTCGCCGCGCAGGGCGTCGTCGGCATCTCCGACATCGACACCCGCGCCCTGACTCGCCGCCTGCGCGAGGAGGGCACGATGCGCGCCGGGATCTTCTCCGGCGACGACCTGGAGCGCGGCGGCTACCCGCGTCCCGTCGAGGAGCTCGTGGCCGAGGTGCAGGCGTCCCCGCAGATGAAGGGCGCGAACCTCGCCGGCGAGGTCTCCACGAAGGAGGCCTACACGGTCGAGCCGTCCGGCGAGTGGCTGGAGAACAACCCCGGGCAGACCCCGGTCGCGACGGTCGTCGCGGTGGACCTGGGCATCAAGGCGATGACGCCGGCGCGGCTGGCCGAGCGCGGCGTGCGCGTCGTCGTCGTGCCGCAGTCCTCGACGATCGACGACGTGCTGGCCGCCTTCGCGGACCTGCCCGACGACGCCCCCCGCGGCGTCTTCTTCTCCAACGGCCCGGGGGACCCGGGCGCCGCCGGCCACGAGGTCGAGCTGCTGCGCGCGGTCCTGGACCGCGGCATCCCGTTCTTCGGCATCTGCTTCGGCAACCAGCTCCTCGGCCGGGCCCTCGGCTACGGCACGTACAAGCTCGGCTACGGCCACCGCGGCATCAACCAGCCCGTGCTCGACCGCACGACCGGCAAGGTCGAGGTCACCGCGCACAACCACGGCTTCGCGGTCGACGCGCCCGTGTTCGCCGAGGACGGCTCGCCCGCGATCTCCGACGCCCCGCACGACGGCGGCCGCTACGGCCGCGTCGTCGTGTCCCACGTGGGCCTGAACGACCAGGTCGTCGAGGGGCTGACCTGCCTCGACGTCCCCGCCTTCTCGGTGCAGTACCACCCTGAGGCGGCCGCCGGCCCGCACGACGCCGCGTACCTGTTCGACCGCTTCGTCGGCCTCCTGACGAACCCGGCGGCCTGGCCGCCGGCCCTGAAGGCGCACAGCACGACCCAGAACACGACCCAGAACGACACCGAGGAGAACCACTGA